TAGGAATTACTGTCAAAGCAACTAAAAGGGAAGCCAACAAGGAAAAACTGACAGTTAAAGCTAATTCCCCGAATAATTCACCTGTTAGACCACCAACAAAAACCACTGGTAAGAATACCACCATAGTGGTGAAAGTAGAAGCTGTAATAGCCATTGCAACTTCATCTACCCCCTTCTTAGTAGCCTCAGACAATTCCTCCCCTTGTTGAAGATGGCGATAAATATTCTCTATTACCACAATAGAATTATCTACCAACATACCAACACCTAATGCTAATCCCCCTAAAGTCATAAGGTTTAATGTTAACCCTGTAAAATACATCAAAATAAAGGTAGATATTAAAGAAAAGGGTATAGATATGGTTATAACAATGGTACTTAATATACTCTTTAAAAAAACTAAAAGAATTATCAAAGCTAAAAAGGCACCTATAATTAAGTTCTGGACTATTCCATTAATGGATTTTTGAACTATTTCTCCTTGATTTAAAGTTACAGTAAAATTGTAGTCCCCTGCCTTTTCCATTTTATTTATCATTTCCAAAACCCTTTGGGTTACCTGAACTAAATTACTGTCCCCTTCCCTTTGGATAGTGATATTAATTCCATCTAATCCATTGGTTCTACTTAAACTATCTAAAGGTCCATATGTTTCTTCAATTTCAACTACATCTTTTAAGTAAATAGGTATTAATACTTCCCCCCATTCCATCCCTACCACAATATTTTCCAAGTCTTCTAAGTTTCTAAATTTCCCCATTACCCTAACAGGCAATATTTTATCTCCTTTACTGACTTTATGGGCTGGTAAGTTGAAATTATTTAAATTAATCAAACCAGCCAAAACTTTAGAGTTTAAACCGTATTTTTGTAATTTTTCCTCATCGATAATGAAATTGATTTCCTTTTCCGGACCACCTGTTACTTCCACCGATGCTACCCCGGGAATGGAATCTAGTTTAGGTGCAACTTCCTTTTCTACATATCTTTGTAGTTCCCTTAAAGGTTTTTCTCCTGTTACTGTTATTTGTAAAACCGGCATCCTTGTAGGGTCAAATTTAACTACCATAGGTTTTGATGCATCATCGGGTAGTTGTAGAAATTCTAATCTGTCTTTAATTTCTTCTCTAACAGCATCTAAATTTACTCCCCAATTAAATTCCAAAATTATGATAGAAGTTCCTTCAGCAGATCTAGAGGAAATTTTTTTAAGGCCACTGGCAGTACCTACTACCTGCTCTAAAGGTTCTGTGATTAAAGTTGCCACTTCGCCAGGGGCAGCATTGGGCAAACTGGTAATTACCCCTAAGATAGGGGGAGAAATTTTAGGCAAAAGATCCATCTGTAAATTAGTTAAAGATACTAAACCTAATAGCAAGACAAAGGCCATTAACATTAAAATTGCCACCGGTCTTTTTATAGCTAAGGAACCAAAGGTCATCTCTGAACCCCTCCTAATACAAAAATTAAAGTCTTCTCCTTAGATTTAGGAAAAGACTTAGTCTAAATTTAGTATTTCCAGAAGTTCAGCGATTATCCTTGGTAAATCTCTATCAGAATTTACTGTGATATCTCCATATCTCTGGTAAAGGACTTCCCTTCTTCCAAAAAATTCTTGTATGTAAAGGATATCTTTATTTTTTAATAAAGGTCGATCATTTTTTTCCAACCTAGATAAAAGGGTTTCTAGTGGACATTTTAACCAAACTATTTCCCCGAAACTTTTAAGGAGCTGCATATTGCTTTCCCTTTCCACAACTCCTCCCCCACAGTCAATTATCCCTTCCCCCTTTTCTACCACTTCTTTTATTATTCCACTTTCCAACTGTCTAAAGTATTCTTCTCCGTATCTTTCAAATATCTCGGGGATACTGATACCGGCTTTATCTTCCACCATTTGATCAATACTATATAGGGGCAGAGAGGTAGTCTGGGCTAATAATTTCCCTACAGTAGTTTTACCACTGCCACTAAAACCTATAAGTACTAACCTTTTAATGGCGGGGACTCCTTTTAACCTTTTCCATAGCATCAGTAATAGCCCCTAAGATATCCACTGCAGTTTGTGCATTGAAGGCTTGAGCTTTAGAAAAAATTTCCCCTTGCTGAGAAACTACGTATTTAGGTGGTAAATTATTTAAAGCAATAGCCATCATATCTAGTTTACATTGTTCACAATCACAGACACTGCTATTTTTCAAAAGCTCTTCCAGTTTTTCTCTAACTAATACTTCATTGTAATTAATTAATTTCATTTTTCTCCATCCTTCCCATTGGTTT
The Anaerobranca gottschalkii DSM 13577 DNA segment above includes these coding regions:
- a CDS encoding shikimate kinase, producing the protein MLWKRLKGVPAIKRLVLIGFSGSGKTTVGKLLAQTTSLPLYSIDQMVEDKAGISIPEIFERYGEEYFRQLESGIIKEVVEKGEGIIDCGGGVVERESNMQLLKSFGEIVWLKCPLETLLSRLEKNDRPLLKNKDILYIQEFFGRREVLYQRYGDITVNSDRDLPRIIAELLEILNLD
- a CDS encoding late competence development ComFB family protein is translated as MKLINYNEVLVREKLEELLKNSSVCDCEQCKLDMMAIALNNLPPKYVVSQQGEIFSKAQAFNAQTAVDILGAITDAMEKVKRSPRH